One Granulicella aggregans genomic window, TTCTTTAATCTTGTCCACACCCTCTGTGACAACCTGATCTCCACCCCGTAAACCCGTCAAGATGACCGAGTCTGTCCCAATCGAAGGGCCGAGTGTGACGGTCCGCAGATGGGCGATGTTGTCCGCTCCCACCACTACGACCTGGTACAACCCTTGCAATTCGTTCACGGCCCGCTGCGGAATGATGACGGCATCTTTCAGCACGTTCGTTTGAGCCGAAACCGTCCCGAATTGACTTGGCCGGAGCACATTGCCAGGATTGGCAAAACTTGCAGCAATACGAATGCTCCCAGTCTGCGTGGTCACTGCACGGTCAACGGAGATGACGTGACCCGTCTTCGAGTACGTTTGGTTGTCTGCCAGAGTCAATGTCAGGGGAAGTGTGTCGCCGGTGCTTAGGAGGTCAGTCTTTCCCATGCCGCGGGCGCGGGCTGAGAGCGACATATACTCCTGCTCGCTGATGAAGAAATAAACCTTGATTGGATTGAGCTGGGAGACCTCCACCAACTGAGAAGTCGTGGATACCAGATTGCCGACCTGGATTGCGGCTTGACCGGCTACGCCATCAATGAGCGACCTGACTTTCGTGAATC contains:
- a CDS encoding efflux RND transporter periplasmic adaptor subunit codes for the protein KCRTCQLITATLYLLLIAGCRKAAPPATPPLAVDTIAASVQTVPVIGSWVATLDGMVNADIQPQVGGYVIRQDYKEGTVVRKGQVLFEIDPRPWQATQDQASGSLAQAKAQYKLATINVLRDTPLVQAQAYAQSSLDTELGTQEADKASVESAEATLESAKLNVGFTKVRSLIDGVAGQAAIQVGNLVSTTSQLVEVSQLNPIKVYFFISEQEYMSLSARARGMGKTDLLSTGDTLPLTLTLADNQTYSKTGHVISVDRAVTTQTGSIRIAASFANPGNVLRPSQFGTVSAQTNVLKDAVIIPQRAVNELQGLYQVVVVGADNIAHLRTVTLGPSIGTDSVILTGLRGGDQVVTEGVDKIKEGTKVAPHLAASSAPPAAQPHAQKPEGK